From the genome of Alosa alosa isolate M-15738 ecotype Scorff River chromosome 18, AALO_Geno_1.1, whole genome shotgun sequence, one region includes:
- the sanbr gene encoding SANT and BTB domain regulator of class switch recombination yields the protein MSRLCSVNNNFPYDNNTLVLDMVLSSLWGMPQPINWESVAKLVPGFTPKECARRFEELKNTGSFPLVDEQCNPLTVGGSSPSDTLSSYIKSSLLELTGDTGDARANQSTISVSGLTVLPSGRGSAAETESNVESEEGERVNSGKSHNMVIHVCDEAKNLKQDFVCPRDLLISEMRYFAEYLSVDPQRWEEVDISVHCDVQIFDWLMNYVKRNADTESHHERPKLEPSNVISILISSEFLKMDTLVEDCIQFCHKNMSAIVATPCNMNCINSNLAARIADLFSHNEADEIKDKKDKFKSKLFQKKIERLFEPDRENSDSPGSAASLYRCGLCHKLLTKDTERKIPCVPGKINIDPRGNIIYTHTRHKGWEIHDFLNGLYEELKSWVLVYWRIWGTINSLTCSCCKQTFLCTELSHCKYHPEVVVYAGIGAEQAWHGTGIYPCCNQRVLRFDPTCMPKGCRMRDHVVGAADGGDCSSHPVSTAQTRLLDDLLLHMDAVCMTPAPQPESPVESPPVEEKATDCDILLEPGVLSCLRTGELTAFSLLKNWNLQLRPQSLLSEDEDYTTGSEVTEDEVGDEEEVSKKQAAKKARKSNKPLKRQVSSPNFQRKEKSVEKAASRDSTPFTVSIQKSKWDSSRSMRFNQDAQREDDQRRMVEIIGHLTKLRFGDVEQNKSKDVKEYAGGIYSKLEAQFRSASQGSGRHSSSEKTHRAKSRFVQSRPT from the exons ATGAGTCGTCTGTGCTCAGTCAACAACAATTTCCCATATGACAACAACACACTGGTCCTGGACATGGTGCTCAGCTCTCTCTGGGGAATGCCACAGCCCATTAACTGGGAGAGTGTGGCTAAGCTGGTCCCTGGTTTTACACCGAAGGAG tgtgcgcgTAGGTTCGAGGAGCTAAAAAACACTGGCAGTTTCCCTCTTGTGGATGAGCAGTGTAACCCACTGACGGTGGGTGGGAGCTCACCATCAGACACTCTCTCCTCCTACATCAAGTCGTCTCTGCTGGAGCTGACAGGAGACACAGGAGACGCACGTGCCAACCAGAGCACCATCTCAGTTTCAG GCCTTACGGTTTTACCCTCTGGGAGAGGATCAGCGGCTGAAACCGAGAGCAATGTGGAGtctgaagagggagagagggtgaacAGTGGGAAGAG CCATAACATGGTCATCCACGTGTGCGATGAGGCTAAGAATCTGAAGCAGGACTTTGTGTGCCCTCGGGATCTGCTGATCAGTGAGATGCGCTACTTCGCAGAGTACCTGTCAGTGGACCCCCAGCGCTGGGAGGAGGTGGACATCTCAGTGCACTGTGATGTGCAGATTTTCGACTGGCTCATGAACTATGTCAAGAGGAATGCCGACACCGAGAGTCACCACGAGAGGCCCAAGCTCG AACCCAGCAATGTGATCTCAATCCTGATCTCCTCTGAATTCTTGAAGATGGATACATTA GTTGAAGATTGTATTCAGTTCTGTCACAAAAACATGAGTGCCATTGTAGCGACACCCTGCAATATGAACTGCATCAACAGCAACCTGGCTGCACGCATAGCTGACCTCTTCAGTCATAACGAAGCAGATGAGATTAAGGACAAAAAGGACAAATTCAAAAG CAAATTATTTCAGAAGAAAATTGAGAGGCTCTTCGAACCTGATCGTGAGAACTCCGACTCACCAGGAAGTGCTGCCTCTCTGTACAG ATGTGGTCTCTGCCACAAACTTTTGACCAAGGACACAGAGAGGAAAATCCCTTGTGTCCCAGGGAAAATCAACATCGACCCTCGTGGCAACATTATATACACTCACACCAG GCACAAAGGCTGGGAGATCCATGACTTCCTGAATGGTTTGTATGAGGAGCTTAAGTCATGGGTGCTGGTCTACTGGAGGATCTGGGGAACCatcaactccctcacctgctcttgTTGTAAACAG ACGTTTTTATGCACTGAGCTGTCCCACTGCAAATATCACCCGGAGGTGGTGGTGTATGCAGGCATAGGGGCAGAGCAGGCCTGGCATGGTACGGGCATCTACCCCTGCTGCAACCAGAGAGTGCTGCGCTTCGACCCCACATGCATGCCCAAG GGTTGTAGGATGCGGGATCATGTTGTTGGTGCCGCGGATGGTGGTGACTGCAGCAGCCATCCGGTGAGTACAGCACAGACGCGACTGCTTGATGACCTCCTGCTTCACATGGATGCTGTGTGTATGACCCCTGCCCCACAACCTGAGAG tccTGTGGAGTCACCTCCAGTGGAAGAGAAAGCAACAGACTGCGACATCCTTTTGGAGCCAGGTGTCCTGTCCTGTCTTAGAACAGGAGAACTCACTGCT ttttcaTTGCTGAAAAACTGGAATCTGCAGTTG CGTCCTCAGTCTCTGCTCTCTGAGGATGAAGACTACACcacagggtcagaggtcactgaAGATGAGGTTGGGGATGAAGAGGAGGTTTCAAAGAAGCAAG CTGCAAAGAAAGCAAGGAAATCAAACAAACCACTGAAGAGGCAGGTCTCCTCACCCAACTTTCAGCGCAAAGAGAAGAGTGTAGAGAAG GCTGCCTCACGAGATTCCACTCCATTTAC TGTAAGCATCCAAAAGAGTAAATGGGACAGCTCCCGATCCATGCGGTTCAACCAGGATGCTCAGAGAGAAGACG
- the pex13 gene encoding peroxisome biogenesis factor 13, giving the protein MSQPPPKPWERRIPGAVNAPLHYRSTDFGHGSPTPIGPSTSVPPGLTRVAPPLPPRPVQQSYRPTFGSYPSSYGHYGTSMYGGYSPYGYGGYGMSGGALGYSRFGMEETQPSRFVQQAEESSRGAFQSIESIVHAFSSVSMMMDATFSAVYNSFRAVLDVANHFSRLRAHFAKVLSAFALVRTLRYLYRRLQRLLGLRRDAEVEDLWADSEATSTIALSSGGARSEPRGDSVKSWPIFLFFAVVLGGPYLIWRLLRSAEGAEETATNWANGEDDHVVARAEFDFTAASEEELSFQTGDMLNLAPKEQQPRIRGWLLASLDGQITGLVPANYVKVLGKRRGRRHAELERLAQQQQQAPQPGLASATGTNPTTVLPQTCPEEMLESVFRETPAPCAPASVVMMSEKMDLL; this is encoded by the exons ATGTCACAGCCTCCTCCTAAACCTTGGGAGAGACGGATTCCTGGAGCAGTTAATGCACCTCTGCACTATCG TTCCACAGACTTTGGACATGGGTCACCTACGCCGATAGGTCCGTCCACTTCAGTCCCCCCTGGTCTGACACGGGTCGCACCTCCGTTGCCGCCAAGACCTGTCCAGCAGTCCTACCGCCCAACTTTCGGCTCCTATCCATCATCTTACGGCCACTATGGTACCTCCATGTATGGTGGCTACAGTCCATACGGCTATGGAGGGTATGGAATGAGTGGAGGTGCTCTGGGTTACAGTCGCTTTGGCATGGAGGAGACACAGCCTAGCCGCTTCGTCCAACAGGCGGAGGAGAGTAGCCGCGGGGCCTTTCAGTCGATCGAGAGTATAGTCCACGCCTTCTCATCTGTGAGTATGATGATGGACGCCACCTTTTCAGCTGTATACAACAGTTTCCGTGCTGTACTGGATGTAGCCAACCACTTTTCCCGACTGCGAGCACACTTTGCCAAAGTACTGTCAGCCTTTGCGCTGGTGCGCACGTTGCGCTACTTGTACCGTCGACTACAGAGGCTTCTAGGACTACGACGCGACGCAGAGGTGGAGGATCTTTGGGCCGACAGTGAGGCCACATCTACTATTGCCCTTTCATCAGGTGGAGCAAGGAGTGAACCTCGGGGCGACTCAGTGAAGTCGTGGCCCATCTTCCTGTTCTTTGCAGTGGTCCTTGGAGGCCCTTACCTGATCTGGAGGCTTCTACGGTCTGCCGAGGGGGCAGAGGAAACAG CCACCAACTGGGCGAATGGAGAGGATGACCATGTTGTGGCCCGAGCAGAGTTTGACTTCACAGCTGCCTCTGAGGAGGAGCTCTCCTTTCAGACTGGAGACATGCTCAACCTTGCACCCAAAG AGCAACAGCCTCGAATTCGTGGCTGGTTGCTGGCCAGCTTGGATGGCCAGATCACAGGCCTGGTCCCTGCCAACTACGTGAAGGTCCTTGGCAAGAGGAGGGGTAGGAGGCATGCGGAGCTGGAGAGGCTGgctcagcagcaacagcaggccCCCCAGCCAGGTCTGGCCTCTGCCACTGGCACCAACCCCACCACGGTGCTGCCGCAAACTTGCCCGGAAGAGATGTTGGAGTCAGTATTCCGGGAAACGCCGGCCCCGTGTGCCCCTGCCTCAGTAGTCATGATGTCAGAAAAGATGGATCTGCTGTAG